The sequence GGCCGCGTGGCCGATGCCGGAGCTGGCGCCGGTGATCAGGGCTACTTGTCCGGTGAGGGAGATGTGCATGCGGTGGCGCGCCTTGAGTGAGGGCTTATTTAGCTGACCGGCGGCTGACGCTGAGAGTTCATTCGGCAGAAAGGGCTGTGGTGATTTCGTAGACGCTTTCGCGAGCAGGCTCGCTCCCACAGGGGATTTGTGTACACCGCTGATTCAGTGTGGGAGCGAGCCTGCTCGCGAAAGGGCCTTCACATTCCACCAACAATTCCCCGCTTCCCCGACATCCGACCCTATGGCAACTTGGCGGCCCTTGATGAGGCCGCAGTCTATGGCAAACCCCTACCGCGAATTGTTCAACGCCCCCGGCGCACGAAATTTTGTGCTGGCCGGGATGATCGCGCGCATGCCGATCTCCATGACCGGCATCGGCGTGATCACCATGCTTTCTCAGTTGAAGGGTGGCTACGCTTTGGCTGGTGGCGTGGCGGCGACATTTGCCCTCGCCACGGCGTTTTGTGCTCCGCAGGTTTCAAGGCTGGTGGACCGTTTCGGTCAAGGGCGGATTCTGCCGGTATCGGCGTTGATCGGCGGCGGCGCACTGCTGATGTTGCTGCTGTGCACGCGGTTACAGGCGCCGAACTGGACGCTGTTCATCTTCGCCGCACTGGCTGGTTGCATGCCGAGCATGTCGGCGATGGTGCGCGCACGCTGGACCGAGATCTATCGCGGTCAGCCGCAATTACAGACCGCGTATGCGCTGGAATCGGTGCTTGATGAGGTCTGCTTTATTGTCGGTCCGCCGCTGTCGGTGGGCTTGTGCGTGGCGGTGTTTCCCGAGGCCGGGCCGCTGGCGGCTTTGCTGGCGCTGGCGATCGGCGTGACGGCGTTCGTCGCCCAGCGCAGCACCGAGCCGCCGGTGCACCCGCATGCGTGCGAACATCAAGGCTCGATCATTGGTTCGACTGACGTTCAGTTACTGCTGGCGCTGATGATCGCCATGGGCGTTATCGTCGGTGTCATCGATGTGGTCAGCGTCGCGTTTGCCCAACAACAGGGGCAACCGGCGGCGGCGAGCATCGTGCTGTCCGTGTACGCCATCGGCTCGTGCCTGGCCGGCATCGCTTTCGGGGCAATGCGTTCGAAATTGCCATTGCCGCAGTTGTTCCTGTACGGCGGCGTGGCGACGGCGGTGACGACGTTACCGCTGTTGCTGGCGAGCAATATTTTTGGCTTGTCGCTGGCCGTGTTCGTTGCCGGGTTGTTCTTCTCGCCGACGCTGATTGTGGCGATGGCGTTGATTGAACGCATTGTGCCAGCGGCCAAACTCACCGAAGGGTTGACCTGGCTGGTGACCGGTTTGAGTATCGGCGTGGCGGTGGGTGCTGCTGGCGCCGGCGCGCTGGTCGATGCCTTCGGAGCGCGCAGCGGATTCTGGCTGGCGATCGCGGCCGGGGCGGTGGTGCTGGGCTCGGCGATACAGAGTTACCGCCATCTGAAATGAAATCACCATTGTGGGAGCGAGCCTGCTCGCGAAAGCGGTGTGTCAGGCAACATTCAGATTGAATGTGAAATAGCTTTCGCGAGCAGGCTCGCTCCCACAGGATTTGCAGTGTTACCAGCCCCGTCCCGAGTTGACCCAGAAATTCACTGACAGTGAAGTCGACACCGATTCCACCTGATGGAACCAGCCCTCCGGCAAAAACAGCAAATCCCCAGCCTCCAGCGTTACGCGCAGGAAGGTCACGTCCCGAGCAGCGGGGAAGCGCTCGTAGTCCGGCGCATCGGGGTTGAAATCACAACCATCCAGACCGCCCTTGGGCGCCGTCGACCAGGTGCCCAAGGCTTCACGATGATGCGGCGCAGCGAGGGTGAATTTCTTCTGCCCCCAGACCTGCGCGAAGAGGTTGTCGGTGTCGTCACGATGCAACGGCGTCAACGTGCCTTTCGGCCCGATCCAGATACGCGGCGGGATGAATAACGAGGCGTCGAAGTAGGCCGGGTATTTGATCTGTTGCATCAACTGCGCCGGCAGGATGTTGTTGCCCATGTAGGCGGGTGGTTCGCCATTCGCACCCTTGACCGCCGGTTGATCCAGCGAGGCGATGAAGTCGGCCATCGACGTGGAGCGAAAATCACGTTCGGTGGAGAAGGTCTTCTTCACGTAGTCGCCATGGCGGGTGATGCCTTGCAGCTCGGCGAAATGCACCAGCGATTCTTCACGGCTGAGCTTGAACAGTGGCCAGTCGTGCAGCGCATTGCTGACCACCACCGGAATGCCATTGGGCAGGTAGCGGCTTTTGAATTCGGCGACCGACAGATCACTGCGGGAAAGGCGTTCGATGCTGCTTTGGGTCGGCAGGCTGGCGGTGAGTTTTTCACTGAAGCGTGGCGGGGTCGGGTAGCGCTTGTTCATGTCGACTTTTTCCGCCACGGCGCGACCGTGCATCGCATGTTCGATGATCTGCGGCAGCATCGTTGCCAGGCCCATGTTGCCGCCGATCTTCAGGCGCCCGCTGGCGAACAGCTCTTCGACGTTGGCCATGCCGCTCATGATCCCGAGGAAATCGCGCTCGGCGACTTCAATGGTCACGTCCGGGCTGGCGTGGCGTCCGGGCACGGTGCGGCTGCTGGCCTTGACCTCGGACCAGTAGGCCTGCTGCGGACCAAACACGAATTGAAAAACGCCTTCGATGCCGACGGCGCCGGCATTGGCGAACAGTTTGCCCAGGATGCTCTGCAGGTCCACGGTGATCCCTCATTATTGGTTTTGGCCTGAACAGTTAACGAGCGCCTGTTGGGGGAATTTACTGGTCGATGACTAATTTACCCGGCGTGGGATCCGTCTCTCTCTACAGATGAATTTTTCGAGGAAAGCGTGGTGACCAAGCTGACCCTGCTGTGCCTGCCGTATTCCGGCGCCAGTGCCATGGTCTACAGCCGCTGGCGGCCGAAACTGCCGCAGTGGCTACACTTGCAACCGGTTGAGCTGCCGGGACGTGGCGCACGTTTTGGTGAGCCGCTGCACACCGACATGCGTGGGCTGGCGATGCAGCTGGCCAAGGAATTGCGCCCGACACTCAACGCCCCTTATGCGCTGTTCGGCCACAGCCTGGGCGCGTTGCTGGCCTGCGAAATGGCGCACGCCCTGCGTGCGCTGGGTTGCCCGGAACCGGTGGCGCTGTTCGCTTCCGGCACGGCGGCGCCGACCCTGCGTGCCGATTACGATCGCGGCTTTGCCGACCCCAAGACCGACGCCGAGTTGATCGAACAACTGCGCACGCTCAATGGCACCAGCGAGGAAGTGCTGGCCAACGAAGAGCTGATGAGCCTGACCTTGCCGATCCTGCGCGCGGATTTTCAACTGTGCGGCAAGTTCGAGCCGCTGGCGCGACCGCTGCTCAACTGCCCGGTGCATGTGCTCGGCGGCAAGGCTGATCGTGCCACCACTGAGCAATTGATCGGCTGGAGCAAGGAAACCCGCGGCAGTTTCTCGGTGGACATGCTCGCCGGCGGGCACTTCTTTATTCATGAGCATGAAGCCAAAGTGCTCAAGGTGATCAAGGATCAGCTCGATGTGCATCATCGCCGCCACGCCATGGTCGCGACTGCCTGAACACCTTATAACCTGTGGGAGCGAGCCTGCTCGCGAAAGCGTCGCAACAGTCAGCATTTTCATTGCCTGACATACCGCTTTCGCGAGCAGGCTCGCTCCCACCTTTGATTTGTGGTGCCCGAGAAATCCCCGCTCTGCCTCCCGCCTGACAGTTCTTCTCATTCGCTAATTTTTCCGGTCTGCATTCGTTTTATAGGGACGACGTGCCTTTGTGCTTCCTGCCTACTGATCCGGATGCTGAGAAATGAATGCTGAAGACTCCCTGAAACTTGCTCGCCGGTTTATCGGGCTACCCCTGGAAAAGCGCCAGATGTTCCTCGCTGCCCTGCAGAGGGAAGGGGTGGATTTTTCCCGGTTTCCGATTCCGACCGGCGTCGAGGCCGAGGATCGGCAGGCGCTGTCTTACGCACAGCAACGCATGTGGTTTCTCTGGCAGCTGGATCCCCAAGGTGGCGCCTATAACCTGCCGGGCGCGGTACGGCTCAATGGCCGCTTGAACCTGGCGGCACTGGAGCAAGCCTTCGCCAGCCTGGTCGAGCGTCACGAAACCCTGCGTACGGTGTTCCAGCGCCAGGCCGATGACAGTCTGCTGCAAGTGCCGGCCAGCGCGCCGCTGGTGATCCGCCATGAAGACTTCAGCGCGCTGCCGGCCGGCGAGCGTGAGCAGGCTGTGGTGCAGGCCGCCGAGCAACAGTCGGTGTTGCCATTCGATCTGGCCGTGGGTCCGCTGCTGCGGGTGACGTTGCTCAAGCTCGCCGATCAGGAGCATGTGCTGCTGCTGACCTTGCACCACATCGTCTCCGATGGCTGGTCGATGAACGTGCTGATCGACGAATTCATTCGTTGCTATGACGCATTCGATGCCTGTCAGCCGCCGCAACTGGCCGCGCTGCCGATCCAGTACAGCGACTACGCCTTGTGGCAGCGCCGTTGGCTGGAGGCGGGCGAACAGGCGCGTCAACTCGATTACTGGCAGGCGCAACTGGGCAACGAACACCCGGTGCTGGAGCTGCCGCTGGATCATTCGCGTCCGGCGATGCCGAGCTATCGCGGCACTCGCTATGAGTTCGCTGTCGATGAACAACTGGCCGGGCAACTGCGCAACACCGCGCAGCAGCATCAAGTCACGTTGTTCATGCTCTTGCTCGGTGCCTTCAACGCGCTGCTGCATCGCTACACCGGGCAGACCGACATCCGTGTCGGCGTGCCGATTGCCAACCGCAACCGTGGCGAAATCGAAGGGCTGATCGGCTTCTTCGTCAACACTCAAGTGCTGCGTACCCAACTGGACGGGCAGACCCGGGTCGACGATCTGCTGCGCGCCGTCAAGGACACCGCGCTCGGCGCTCAGGCGCATCAGGATCTGCCGTTCGAGCAACTGGTCGAAGCGCTGAAGCTGGAACGCAGCCTCAGTCACACGCCGCTGTTTCAGGTGATGTACAACCACCAGCCGCAAGTAGCGGACATCGCCAGCATCCGCACTGCCTCCGGTCTACTGCTGAACAGCCTCGACTGGCAGAGCCGTACCACCCAGTTCGACCTGACCCTCGATACCTACGAGAAGGGCGGCAAGCTGCATGCGTCGCTGACGTACGCCAGCGACTTGTTCGAGCCGGCGACCATCGAGCGCATGGCGCGCCACTGGTTGCGCTTGCTCACGGCCATGGTTGCCGATCCGTCGCAACGCGTCGGCGAATTGTCGCTGCTGGAGGCTGATGAACAGCACATGCTGGTGCACGACTGGAACAACGTCCACGCGGTTTACCCGACCGAAACACCGATCCATCAACTGATCGAAGCGCAGGTTGCGCGCACGCCGAATGCGCCTGCACTGGTGTTCGGTGAGCAGACGCTGAGCTACGCCGAACTGGATGCCCGGGCCAACCGCCTCGCGCATTTACTGGGTGAACAAGGCGTGCGGGACGACAGTCTGGTCGGCGTTTGTGCTCTGCGTTCGGTGGAAATGGTTGTGGCGCTGCTGGCGATTCTCAAGGCTGGCGGCGCTTATGTGCCACTGGATCCGGAGTACCCGCAGGAACGTCTGGCGTACATGATCGAGGACAGCGGCATCACCTTGCTGCTGACCCAGGATGCTTTGCTGGCATCGCTGCCGACTGACGGCGTGCAGGTCATCACGCTGGATCAGCCGGGCCTGCTCGACCGCTACAGCGATAGCCGCCCGAACGTCAGCGTTGATCCGCTGAACCTGGCCTATGTGATTTACACCTCGGGTTCCACCGGCAAACCGAAAGGCGCCGGCAACAGCCACGCGGCGCTGGTCAACCGCTTGTGCTGGATGCAGGAAGCGTACGCGATCGACGCCAGCGATTCGGTGTTGCAGAAAACCCCGTTCAGCTTTGACGTTTCGGTCTGGGAATTCTTCTGGCCGCTGCTGACCGGCGCGCGTCTGGTGGTTGCCGCGCCAGGTGCGCACCGCGATCCGCTGCAACTGATCGACATCATCAACCGCCACGGTATCAGTACGTTGCACTTTGTGCCGTCGATGTTGCAGGCGTTCATTCATGAGGCGGGTGTCGAAAGCTGCGTGGGCCTCAAGCGCATCGTCTGCAGCGGTGAAGCATTGCCGCTGGATGCGCAACTGCAAGTCTTCGCCAAACTGCCGAACGCTGGCCTCTACAACCTCTACGGCCCGACCGAAGCGGCGATCGACGTAACTCACTGGACCTGCGTTGACGAGGGCGCCGACAGCGTGCCGATCGGCCGGCCGATCGCCAACCTGCGCACCCACGTCCTTGATGCTGAGTTGCTGCCGGTGCCAAGTGGCGTGGCTGGCGAACTGTATCTGGGCGGCGCCGGTCTCGCGCGCAGTTATCACCAGCGTCCGGCGCTGACCGCCGAGCGGTTTGTGCCGTGCCCGTTCCACGACGGCGCGCGCCTGTATCGCACCGGTGACCGTGTGCGTCAGCGTGCCGACGGGGTGATCGAATACCTGGGTCGTCTCGACCATCAAGTGAAACTGCGCGGTCTGCGCATCGAGCTGGGTGAAATCGAAACCCGCCTGATGCAGCATCCGCTGGTGCGCGAAGCGGTGGTGCTGGTGCAGGGGGGCAAACATCTGGTCGCGTATCTGGTGCTGGAACAGGCTCAGCCGGACGAGCAGTGGCAGCAGGACGTCAAGGCGTGGCTGCTCGGCAGCCTGCCGGAATTCATGGTGCCGACCTACCTGATGACGCTGGAAAAACTGCCGGTAACGGCCAACGGCAAACTCGATCGCAAAGCCTTGCCGCAACCGGACGCCGCGCCGCAACAGGCGTTCGTTGCGCCGCAGGATGCGCTGCAAAAAGCCCTGGCGGCGATCTGGGAGGACGTGCTCGGCCTTGAGCGCGTCGGCCTCGAAGACAACTTCTTCGAACTGGGCGGCGATTCGATCATCTCGATTCAAGTGGTCAGCCGTGCGCGGCAGGCCGGGATTCGCGTCAGTCCGCGTGACCTGTTCCAGTATCAAACGGTGCGCAGCCTTGCGCTGGTCGCCACGCTGGATAATCAGACCTTGGTGGATCAGGGGCCGGTGACCGGCGACGCCGTGCTCGGGCCAATTCAACAGCATTTCTTCAGCCGCGCGATGCCGCTGCGTGAGCACTGGAACCAGTCGTTGCTGCTGACCCCACGCGACACCTTGAACGCGCAGTGGCTCGATGCTGCACTAACCGAGGTGATCAATCATCACGACGCGTTGCGCCTGCGCTTTGTCGAAAGCGCCGACGGCTGGCAGCAAAGCCATGGCCCGTTGGTTGGCAGCGCTGACTTGTGGCAGCGCGATGCCGAGTCCGCAGAACAGCTGCAGACGCTGTGCAACGAAGCCCAGCGCAGCCTCGATTTGCAGAACGGTCCGCTGTTGCGTGCATTGCTGGTGACGCTGGCCGATGGCACTCAGCGCCTGAACCTGATCATTCACCACTTGGCGGTGGACGGCGTTTCCTGGCGCGTGCTGCTGGAAGATTTGCAACAGGCTTACGAGCAGCGCTCGGCGGGCGGCGGCATTCAGTTGCCGGCCAAGACCAATGCCTTCCAGAACTGGACCGCGCGTCTGGAAAGCGCCACTGCACGCTTCGATGAACAACTGGATTACTGGAAAACCCAGCATCAAGGTGCGCAGGATCTGCCGTGCGAACGTCCCGATGGCAGCCTGCAAAACCTGCACAGCGAGAAAATCGAATGGCGCCTCGACGCCGAGCGTACCCGTCAGTTGCTGCAACAGGCGCCGGCGGCGTATCGCACGCAAGTCAATGACCTGCTGTTGACCGCACTGGCGCGCACCATCAGTCGGTGGAGCCAGCAGCCCGGCACGTTGATCGAACTCGAAGGCCATGGCCGCGAAGACCTCTTCGATGACATCGACCTGACCCGCACCGTGGGCTGGTTCACCAGTTTGTTCGCGGTCAAGCTGACGGCCGCCGACGATCTCGACGGGTCGATCAAGTCGATCAAGGAGCAACTGCGCGCCGTGCCGGACAAAGGTCTGGGCTACGGCGTGCTGCGTTATCTGGCGGCACCGGCGGTGCGCGCCGAACTGGCGGAGTTGGCGCCGCCACGGATTACCTTCAACTACCTCGGCCAGTTCGATCGTCAGTTCGACGACGCGGCGCTGTTCGTGCCGTCCGCTGAAACCAGCGGCGTTGCGCAGGATCCGGCAGCGCCGTTGGCCAACTGGCTGACGCTGGAAGGCCAGGTCTATGGCGGTGAGCTGTCGATGAGCTGGGGGTTCAGCCGCGAGATGTTCGACAGCGCGACCGTGCAGTATCTGGTCGATCAATACGCGCTGGAACTGCATGCGCTGATTGAACATTGCTGCACGTTGCAAGTCGCACAGGCAACGCCATCGGACTTCCCGCTGGCGCGCGTGACCCAGGCACAACTGGATGGGTTGCCGGTGCCGGCAGGTCAACTCGATGATGTTTATCCGCTGTCGCCGATGCAACAGGGCCTGCTGTTCCATACCCTTTATGAACAAGCGGCGGGTGAGTACATCAACCAGTTGCGCGTCGACGTGCAAGGTCTCGACCCCGAGCGTTTCCGCGCTGCGTGGCAGGCCACCGTCGATGCGCAGGACATTCTGCGCAGCGGTTTCGTCTGGCAGGGTGAGCTGACGCAGCCGGTGCAGATCGTCCACAAGCAGGTGCAACTGCCATTCAGCACGCTGGACTGGCGCGACCGCGAGGATCAGCCGGCAGCGCTCGCTGCGCTGGCAGATGCCGAGCGCCAGCAAGGTTTTGATCTGAGCTGTGCGCCACTGCTGCGACTGGTTCTGGTGCAGACCGGTGCCGAACAATGGCATTTGATTTACACCCATCACCACATCCTCATGGACGGCTGGAGCAACTCGCAGTTGCTCGGCGAAGTCTTGCAGCGCTACAGCGGGCGCACGCCGGCGAATGGCGGCGGGCGTTATCGCGACTACATCGCCTGGCTGCAACGTCAGGATGGCCAACTGAGTGAAGATTTCTGGAACGGCCAACTGGCCGCCCTGCAAGAGCCGACCCGACTGGCGCGCGCGGCCACCTCTGGCGAGAACCAGAGCGGCCACGGCGATCATTACCTGACACTGGACGTGCAGCGCACCCAGGCGCTGGAAACCTTTGCCCGCCAACAAAAAGTCACCGTCAACACCTTGGTGCAAGCGGCGTGGCTGCTGTTGCTGCAACGCTATACCGGTCACGAAGCCGTGGCGTTCGGTGCGACCGTGGCCGGGCGTCCGGCGGATCTGCCGGGCATTGAGCAGCAGGTCGGTCTGTTCATCAACACCTTGCCGGTGATCGGCGCACCGCGTCCGGATCAAAGCGTTGGCAGCTGGCTGCAAGCGGTACAGGCGCAGAATCTGAGCCTGCGCGACTTCGAACACACGCCACTGGCGGACATCCAGCGTTGGGCCGGACAGGGCGGTGAAGCACTGTTCGACAACATTCTGGTGTTCGAGAACTACCCGATTGCCCAGGCGCTGAGTCAGGCCGGGCAAGGGCTGACATTCGGTGATGTCGGCAACCTCGAACAAACCCATTACGCGCTGAGCGTGGCGGTCACCCTCGGTCAGCAGTTGGCGTTGCACTACAGCTTTGATCGCGGCCAGTTCGCCAGCGATGTCATCGCCGGCATCAGTGCGCACCTGCTGCAATTGCTTGAGCAGTTCGCCCTGTCGGCCGAGCGCAACCTCGGTGAAATCCCTTTGGCGGACGCTCAAGAGCAGGCGCGCCAGCAAGCCGAAAACCACCCGCAGCCGTACCCGGTGGACATCGGCGTGCATCAGCGCATTGCCGCGCTGGCCGCAGAAAATCCGCAGCGCACGGCGGTGATTTTCAATGATCAGCATTTCAGCTACGGCGAAATCGACCAGCGAGCCAATCAACTGGCGCACGCGCTGATCGCCCGTGGCGTCGGCGCGGAAACCCGCGTTGGCGTAGCGCTGCCGCGCAGTGAGTCGGTGATCGTCGCGCTGCTGGCCGTGCTCAAGGCTGGCGGTGCTTATGTGCCGCTGGATACCAGCTATCCGCGCGAACGCTTGGCCTATCTGATCGAAGATTCCGGGCTGGCGTTGTTGATCAGCGACTCGTCGGTGTCGACGCAATTACCGGTCGATGAATCGGTGCCGCTGCTGGAACTGGATCGTCTCGATTTGCGCGAGTTGCCGATCAAGGCGCCGCACGTGCAGCTCGATCCGCACAACCTCGCCTACGTGATTTATACCTCCGGTTCCACCGGCAATCCGAAAGGCGTCAGCGTCGCCCACGGTCCGTTGGCCATGCATTGCCAGGCCATCGGTCAGCGCTATGAAATGCGCGACAGTGACTGCGAATTCCATTTCATGTCGTTCGCCTTCGACGGTGCCCACGAACGCTGGCTGACCAGCCTGACCCACGGTGCGTCGCTGCTGATTCGCGACGACAGCTTGTGGACGCCGGAGCAGACCTACAACGCGATGATCGAACACGGCGTGACCGTGGTCGCCTTCCCGCCGGTGTACCTGCAACAACTGGCCGAACACGCCGAGCGTGTCGGCAATCCGCCGAAAGTGCGTATCTATTGCTTTGGCGGTGATGCGGTGCCGAACGCCAGTTTCGAGCGCGTTAAGCGTGCGCTCGATCCGGACTACATCATCAACGGTTACGGCCCGACCGAAACCGTGGTCACCCCACTGATCTGGAAGGCCGGTCGCGAGGTGCCATGCGGCGCTGCGTATGCGCCAATCGGCAGCCGCATTGGTGACCGTAGCGCTTATGTGCTCGACGCCGATCTGAACCTGCTGCCGCAAGGCATGGCCGGTGAGTTGTACCTTGGAGGTACAGGGCTGGCGCGGGGTTATCTGAACCGTCCGGGGCTGACTGCCGAGCGTTTTGTGGCTGATCCGTTCAGCACCAACGGCGGTTTGCTTTATCGCACTGGCGACCTGGTCCGTCAGCGTGCCGATGGCACGTTCGATTATCTGGATCGCATCGACAATCAGGTGAAAATCCGCGGTTTCCGCATCGAGCTGGGCGAAGTCGAAGCGGCGCTGCAAGCCCTCGACGGCGTACGCGAAGCGGTGGTCGTGGCGCAGGAAGGCAGCGCCGGCAGTGGCAAGCGTCTGGTGGCGTATGTGGTGGGCGATTCCAGCCGTGCCGACTTCACTGACGATCTGCGTGCACAACTCAAGGCGACGTTGCCAGCGCACATGGTGCCGGCGTATGTGCTGCGTCTGGAGCGCATGCCGCTGACGCCGAACGGCAAACTCGATCGCAAGAACCTGCCGAAACCGGACGTCAGCCAACTGCAGCAAACTTACGTTGCACCGCAAACCGCGCTGGAACAGCAACTGGCGACGATCTGGCAGGACGTGCTCAAGCTTGAGCAAGTGGGCGTCAGCGACAACTTCTTCGAGCTGGGCGGCGACTCGATCATTTCGATTCAGGTGGTCAGCCGTGCGCGGCAGGCCGGGATTCGCTTCACGCCCAAAGACCTGTTCCAGCACCAGACCATCGCCGCACTGGCGTTGGTGGCACAGACCGGAGAAGCGCTGCAATTGATCGATCAGCAACCGGTCACCGGCAGCACGGCGTTGCTGCCGATCCATCAGGAATTTTTCGCGCAGGCGATTCCCGATCGTCATCACTGGAACCAGTCAGTGATGCTCAAGCCAACGCAGGCGCTGGACCCGCAGCTGCTGGAACACGCGCTGGATGCGCTAGTGTTGCATCACGACAGCTTGCGCCTGGACTTTGTCGAGCAGGCTGACGGCTGGGGCGCGCAATACCGCGACGTTGCCACGCAAGCCGGCGAGACCATCCTCTGGCAAGTCGATGTGGCTGATCTCGCGGCGCTGGAGGCCCTGGGTGAAAAGGCCCAGCGCAGCTTGCAATTGAGC comes from Pseudomonas sp. RU47 and encodes:
- a CDS encoding non-ribosomal peptide synthetase — encoded protein: MNAEDSLKLARRFIGLPLEKRQMFLAALQREGVDFSRFPIPTGVEAEDRQALSYAQQRMWFLWQLDPQGGAYNLPGAVRLNGRLNLAALEQAFASLVERHETLRTVFQRQADDSLLQVPASAPLVIRHEDFSALPAGEREQAVVQAAEQQSVLPFDLAVGPLLRVTLLKLADQEHVLLLTLHHIVSDGWSMNVLIDEFIRCYDAFDACQPPQLAALPIQYSDYALWQRRWLEAGEQARQLDYWQAQLGNEHPVLELPLDHSRPAMPSYRGTRYEFAVDEQLAGQLRNTAQQHQVTLFMLLLGAFNALLHRYTGQTDIRVGVPIANRNRGEIEGLIGFFVNTQVLRTQLDGQTRVDDLLRAVKDTALGAQAHQDLPFEQLVEALKLERSLSHTPLFQVMYNHQPQVADIASIRTASGLLLNSLDWQSRTTQFDLTLDTYEKGGKLHASLTYASDLFEPATIERMARHWLRLLTAMVADPSQRVGELSLLEADEQHMLVHDWNNVHAVYPTETPIHQLIEAQVARTPNAPALVFGEQTLSYAELDARANRLAHLLGEQGVRDDSLVGVCALRSVEMVVALLAILKAGGAYVPLDPEYPQERLAYMIEDSGITLLLTQDALLASLPTDGVQVITLDQPGLLDRYSDSRPNVSVDPLNLAYVIYTSGSTGKPKGAGNSHAALVNRLCWMQEAYAIDASDSVLQKTPFSFDVSVWEFFWPLLTGARLVVAAPGAHRDPLQLIDIINRHGISTLHFVPSMLQAFIHEAGVESCVGLKRIVCSGEALPLDAQLQVFAKLPNAGLYNLYGPTEAAIDVTHWTCVDEGADSVPIGRPIANLRTHVLDAELLPVPSGVAGELYLGGAGLARSYHQRPALTAERFVPCPFHDGARLYRTGDRVRQRADGVIEYLGRLDHQVKLRGLRIELGEIETRLMQHPLVREAVVLVQGGKHLVAYLVLEQAQPDEQWQQDVKAWLLGSLPEFMVPTYLMTLEKLPVTANGKLDRKALPQPDAAPQQAFVAPQDALQKALAAIWEDVLGLERVGLEDNFFELGGDSIISIQVVSRARQAGIRVSPRDLFQYQTVRSLALVATLDNQTLVDQGPVTGDAVLGPIQQHFFSRAMPLREHWNQSLLLTPRDTLNAQWLDAALTEVINHHDALRLRFVESADGWQQSHGPLVGSADLWQRDAESAEQLQTLCNEAQRSLDLQNGPLLRALLVTLADGTQRLNLIIHHLAVDGVSWRVLLEDLQQAYEQRSAGGGIQLPAKTNAFQNWTARLESATARFDEQLDYWKTQHQGAQDLPCERPDGSLQNLHSEKIEWRLDAERTRQLLQQAPAAYRTQVNDLLLTALARTISRWSQQPGTLIELEGHGREDLFDDIDLTRTVGWFTSLFAVKLTAADDLDGSIKSIKEQLRAVPDKGLGYGVLRYLAAPAVRAELAELAPPRITFNYLGQFDRQFDDAALFVPSAETSGVAQDPAAPLANWLTLEGQVYGGELSMSWGFSREMFDSATVQYLVDQYALELHALIEHCCTLQVAQATPSDFPLARVTQAQLDGLPVPAGQLDDVYPLSPMQQGLLFHTLYEQAAGEYINQLRVDVQGLDPERFRAAWQATVDAQDILRSGFVWQGELTQPVQIVHKQVQLPFSTLDWRDREDQPAALAALADAERQQGFDLSCAPLLRLVLVQTGAEQWHLIYTHHHILMDGWSNSQLLGEVLQRYSGRTPANGGGRYRDYIAWLQRQDGQLSEDFWNGQLAALQEPTRLARAATSGENQSGHGDHYLTLDVQRTQALETFARQQKVTVNTLVQAAWLLLLQRYTGHEAVAFGATVAGRPADLPGIEQQVGLFINTLPVIGAPRPDQSVGSWLQAVQAQNLSLRDFEHTPLADIQRWAGQGGEALFDNILVFENYPIAQALSQAGQGLTFGDVGNLEQTHYALSVAVTLGQQLALHYSFDRGQFASDVIAGISAHLLQLLEQFALSAERNLGEIPLADAQEQARQQAENHPQPYPVDIGVHQRIAALAAENPQRTAVIFNDQHFSYGEIDQRANQLAHALIARGVGAETRVGVALPRSESVIVALLAVLKAGGAYVPLDTSYPRERLAYLIEDSGLALLISDSSVSTQLPVDESVPLLELDRLDLRELPIKAPHVQLDPHNLAYVIYTSGSTGNPKGVSVAHGPLAMHCQAIGQRYEMRDSDCEFHFMSFAFDGAHERWLTSLTHGASLLIRDDSLWTPEQTYNAMIEHGVTVVAFPPVYLQQLAEHAERVGNPPKVRIYCFGGDAVPNASFERVKRALDPDYIINGYGPTETVVTPLIWKAGREVPCGAAYAPIGSRIGDRSAYVLDADLNLLPQGMAGELYLGGTGLARGYLNRPGLTAERFVADPFSTNGGLLYRTGDLVRQRADGTFDYLDRIDNQVKIRGFRIELGEVEAALQALDGVREAVVVAQEGSAGSGKRLVAYVVGDSSRADFTDDLRAQLKATLPAHMVPAYVLRLERMPLTPNGKLDRKNLPKPDVSQLQQTYVAPQTALEQQLATIWQDVLKLEQVGVSDNFFELGGDSIISIQVVSRARQAGIRFTPKDLFQHQTIAALALVAQTGEALQLIDQQPVTGSTALLPIHQEFFAQAIPDRHHWNQSVMLKPTQALDPQLLEHALDALVLHHDSLRLDFVEQADGWGAQYRDVATQAGETILWQVDVADLAALEALGEKAQRSLQLSGGSLIRAVLANLADGTQRLLLIVHHLVVDGVSWRILFEDLQNAYRQILAGNPVQLPAKTSAVKAWAAALQDYAASPALQTELGFWQQQLQGASAALPYDHPHGGQQHDQALTIRSKLDKALTRQLLQDAPQAYRTQVNDLLLTALARVMVRWTGDDSALVLLEGHGREDLFDSIDLTRTVGWFTSVFPARLSPVAELGASLKQIKEQLRAIPHKGIGFGALAHLGAAPSREALQGLPAPRLTFNYLGQFDGSFNAADEALFAPTSESGGAEVNMQGPLGNPLALNGKVFGGELDLSWTYSGAMFDAATIQRLADDYVQELTVLIGHCCDSGNRGVTPSDFPLAQLSQAQLDALVLEPQGIDDIYPLSPMQQGMLFHTLLEHGNGDYINQMRLDVDGVDPQRFRAAWQAVVDAHDILRSGFFWQGDLPQPVQVVQRQVDVPFSVLDWNGKVDLEAALQTLADEERALGLDLTCAPLLRLVLVRTATDRHHLIYTNHHILMDGWSSAQLLGEVLQHYRGEAVPRPAGRYRDYIGWLQRQDATAAEAYWLAALEPLHEPTRLANAIARPVDALPNVGYGDHYQVLDADLSVRLGEFARASKVTVNTLVQAAWLLLLQRYTGKDCVAFGATVAGRPADLPGAEEQIGLFINTLPVVAAPQAQQSLASWLQAVQAQNLASREFEHTPLADIQRWAGQGGDALFDSLMVFENYPIGEALERGAPQGLRFGAVVNQEQTNYPLTLLVSMGAQLSVHFSYQRDSFAPASVAQLGASLQRLLTQMAAAGERSLSELNLIDNGPSVETDFVTELCIHQGIARQVAATPDALAVTFADTRLTYAELDAQANRLAHKLIELGVGPEVRVGVAMPRSEQLLIALLAVLKAGGAYVPLDPDYPADRVAYMLEDSRARVLLTEQAVAATLSVPGDTQVLLMDQVSLSGYSDVAPQTAVQPDNLAYVIYTSGSTGKPKGVAIAHRNVMALIDWSAKVYSRDDIQGVLATTSVCFDLSVWELFVTLANGGSLIIARNALELANLPARDQVRLINTVPSAIAALQRAGQIPASVRIINLAGEPLKQGLVNALYQQSTVEHVYDLYGPSEDTTYSTWTRRIAGGQPRIGRALDHSVSHLLDADLQAVPQGISAELYLSGAGITRGYLGRAAMTAERFVPNPFVGNGERMYRTGDLIREREEGALEYMGRIDHQVKIRGFRIELGEIEARLLAQPAVTEAAVLAVEGEGGAQLVAYVVAPQLDLYDGEAQRQLRDGLKTGLKSSLPDYMIPAHLLFLEQLPLTPNGKLDRKALPAVDASQMQAAYVAPQSVLEQQVAVIWQQVLEVERIGLNDHFFELGGHSLLAVNVVSRMALELGLTLTPQLLFQHPVLSDFVARLDTGGGAINEQKLSKLEALLDDMEEV